Part of the Lichenicola cladoniae genome is shown below.
CCGCATCCAGGTCGGACGCACCGGCGCGCTGACCCCGGTCGCGGTGCTGGAGCCGGTCAATGTCGGAGGGGTGCTGGTCACGCGGGCGACCCTGCACAACGAGGACGAGATCGCGCGCAAGGACGTGCGGCCGGGCGACCGGGTCCAGCTGCAACGGGCCGGCGACGTGATCCCGCAGATCCTGGGACGGGTGCCGGAAGATGGCGTCGAGCGTGGCGAGCCCTACGTGTTTCCCGACCATTGCCCGGCCTGCGGCTCCAAGGCAGTGCGGCCTGAGGGCGAGGTGGTGGTGCGCTGCACCGGCGGCCTGGTCTGTCCGGCGCAGACCGTCGAGCGGCTGATCCACCTGGTGTCGCGGCCCGCGTTCGACATCGACGGGCTTGGCGACAAGTCGATCCAGGAGTTCCACGACGCGGGGCTGATTCGAACGCCCGCCGATATCTTCCGGCTGAAGCCCGAGGACCTGGACGGGCGCGAAGGCTGGAAGGCCACCTCGATCGCCAAGCTGATGCGGGCCATCGAGGCGAGACGCACCATCCCGCTGGCCCGCTTCATCTACGGGTTGGGCATTCGCCGCATCGGCGAGACCAACGCCAAACTGCTGGCCCGTCATTATGGCAGCTATGCCGAGTGGCGGGCGCAGATGCTGCTCGCCACCACGATCGGCTCTGACGAACGGTTGGCGCTTGGCAGCATCTCGCGCGTGGGCCCGTCCATCGCCGACGAATTGGCGACGTTCTTTTCGGAGGAGCACAACCGCATTGCCGTGGACGAGTTGGCCGCCCTGCTGACGATCACCGACGAGGTCGCCCCGGAGAGTGCCGCCCTCGCCGGCAAGACCATCGTATTCACCGGCACGCTGGCGACCATGACCCGTCCGGAAGCGAAGGCGATGGCCGAGCGCCTTGGCGCCAAGGTGACCGACACCGTCAGCCAGAAGACAGATCTCGTGGTGCTCGGCGCGGAAGCCGGATCTAAGGCGAAGAAAGCCGCTTTGCTCGGGATCGCCACGCTCGACGAGCCGGCATGGCGGGAGCTGGCCGGATTAGCCGATTGAGTGACAAGGGGATGCCATCACAAAAGTTCCGTGACAATTCGGTTGATACGGCATCGGAACTTATAAATCATTGACTTTTGACGACGTGTCGTTGCAAATATGGGACGAAGCGTGGTCATCCGCCGCTCCCGTTCCAGATTATTCCTGTTCGACCGACTGCAGTCATTCTGCGGACCGAACGCCATGACCTAAGCGGGAAACTCGTTGACTGCAACTCGATCTGCAGTGTTACCATAGGTAGCGTATCGGTTGGCGCAGCTGATAATCTCCTGGTTCGGCTGAGCCGCTTGAATTCCTGGAGAAAGTAGATGGCAGATCGGCGGACGCTCTGTCGCGCCGCCGAACCGGACCGCGGCCCTCTGGTTGCAGCGCTCCTCGTCCTCATGTTCGGGACGATGGTCCTGGTGGCGCGGCTCTTCTGCGCAGACTTGGACGGATATACGTCGTTCTGGCCGGCCAATGCCGCCATGGTCGGTGCGCTGCTGACGCTGAGGTTGCGTTACTCGATCCCAGTCCTGATCGGCTGCTTCTGGCTGAACCTCGGCCTGAACGTCCTGGGTTTTCTCTCGCCCCAGGAGAGCCTGCTTGCCTGCATCGTGAATGTTGTCCAGGCGGTTATCGTCGCGGTCCTGACGCGACGATATTGCGGTGCGCTGACCGACCTTACCCGCTTCCGCAGGTTCGCGACGTTCACGCTTATCGCCTTGGCGGTCACGATCGCCGATTCTGCGGTTGGGGTGAGCATCGAGAAACTGGTCCTGCACGACGATAGCAGCGTCGTTCGCGACTGGGCGCAATGGGTCCTGTGCGACCTGTTCGGCTTGCTGGTCGCGACGCCCGTGGTCATCCTGGTGATCAGGAACATCGGCAGGAGCTGGCGGATCACCCACGCGCTGGTCGAACCGGTGATCCTGCTGGTGCTGACCGTTGTGCTGACGTTCGTCAGCTTCATGTTCTCCCACTCTCCGTTGTTCCTGTTGATCTTCCCGGTGATGGTCATGCTGGCCTTCCGGGCCAGGCCGATCTGGGTCCTCACCTCCGTGCTGGTCGTCTCGATATTCGTCTCCGCGATGACGGCGCATAATCTCGGGCCGATCGCCCTGCTATCCCCCGATGGGCAACTCATGCGCGAGAACATGCTGCAGCCGTACCTGCTGTCGCTGTTGCTGTCCGCGTTGCCGGCGAGCAACGCACTCGGCGAGAAGCTCCGGACGTCGCGACGGCTCGCGCAGCTGACCAGCAACCTCGAGCACGCGGCGACCCACGACCCGCTGACCACGCTGATGAATCGTCAATTGTTCAAGAAGCACCTGGCTGGTTGCGTTCGGGCCGGAAAGAACGGGGTCGTCCTGTTTATCGACCTCGACCATTTCAAACGGGTAAACGACGTGCACGGCCACCAGACCGGCGACGAGGTCCTGTGGATCTTCGGCAAGCGGATCGGGGAGTGCGCGCGCCGTCTTGGCGGCGAGGCCGCCCGCTTCGGCGGCGACGAGTTCGCGATGCTGATCCCCGACCAGGACTCCGGACAGGATATCGACGCCCTCTGCGGGTCGATCCTGCGGACCGCGCGCATACCCTACCAGGTCGGCCACGTGACCGTCCTGATGTCGGTCAGCATCGGCGCGGCGGGCATGCAGGTCGGCCATGGCGACACCGACACGTTGCTACGGAACGTGGACCTGGCGATGTACTCCGCAAAGAATACCGGCCGCGACAACTACCGGGTCTTCAACGACGAGTTGAAATGGGCGATCACCTACGCAAACGAGAACGAGCCTCGTCCGGATCAGCGCACTGGCCTGTAGAGCGGCATCGGTCTGATGCCTGTCATGATACGACACGCAACATGCGGAACCGTGCGGTCGTTCTTCCTGCTACCGATACCGCTACAGGATGACCGACATGGCCGAGACCGAGGATGACGCGCGCGAACGGCGGCTACGACGTCTGATCGGCCGGCTGCCGGCGCGTGTCGGGCGATGGATCGAGTGGCTCCGCCGCCCCGCCAACCTCGTCGTGCGCATCCCGGCCGGCCTGCTGCTGATCGCGGGCGGCTTTCTCGCGATCCTGCCGGTGTTCGGGCTCTGGATGCTGCCGCTGGGCATCGTGCTGCTGGCCGAGGACATTCCCTGGCTGAAACGCGCGACCGGCCGTTCCCTGGCCTGGATCGAACGCCGCCACCCGACCTGGCTCGGGCCGGCCGAGGCGGACGGCAACCAGCGATGAGCCGCGCCGGCGATCAGTCCAGCCAGACCGGCAGCTTCAACTGGGCGACGAAGGCCGCATGCGCTTCCAGTTCGGCCGGCGTGGGCACGATCGGGCGTGGCTGACGGGTCCGGGACAGCGCGTAGGAGATCGACGACGATCCCCCCTCCTCCCGCGCCAGCTCGAGCCCGCGCTGCCGCCCGCCCATGAGCTCGACATAGACCTGCGCCAGCAGCTTGCAGTCGAGCAGCGCGTTGTGGGTCGTGCGCTCGGCGAGGTCGATCGCGAACCGCCGGCACAGCGAGTCCAGGCTGTTCGGCAGGCCGGGAAAGCGGATCCGGGCCATGTCCAGCGTATCGATCATCCGCGCCAAAGGCAGCGCGGGCATGTCCAGACGCGCGAACTCGGCATTCATGAAGCCGAAATCGAACCGCGCGTTATGCGCGATCAGCATGTCGTCACCGATGAACTCGAGGAACGCCTCCGCCACCTCGTGGAACTTCTTCTGTCCGAGCAGGTGCGCACGGGTGTAGCCGTGTACACGCGACGCCTCCTCCGGGATGTCGCGTTCCGGGTCGATCAGCACATGGTAGTGCCGCCCGGTCGGCAGGTCCCCGACCAGCTCCAGCGCCGCGATCTCGATCACCCGGTCGCCGGTCAATGGGTTGAGCCCGGTGGTTTCCGTGTCGAACAGGATCGCGCGCATCATGGCGTTGTTGTTTCCGGGTCGGTCAGGTTCGTCATCATGCGCCTTATCTGCCTGAGGCTGTGCCAGCGGGACAGCCCGGTGCTGATGACCAGGTCCGCGCGGCGGCGCTTTTCCGCATCGGGCATCTGCCGGGCGATCAGGGCCAGCGCCTCGGCCTCGCTCATCCCGCGTCGCCGGCGGACGCGCTGCAGCTGCAGGGCTCGCGGCGCCGACACCACCACGACCAGGTCGCACGCCCGGTAACCGCCGCGCTCGAACAGCAGCGGGATATCGAGCACCGCCCAGCACCGCCCGGCCCGGCGGGCACGCCCGAGAAACCGGGCCTGAGACGCCCGGACCAGCGGATGCATGATCCGCTCCAGCTTCGTGAACAGCGACGCGTCCGCGATCACCGCCCGGCGCAGGACGGCACGATCGATCCGTCCGTCCCGCACCGCATCGGGGATCAGGCGCGCGATCGCCGGCACCGCCTGGCCGCCCGGCGCCTGCAGGGCGTGCACCTCGGCATCCGCATCGAACACCGGCAGCCCGGCCCGGCGCATGGCGGCGGCGGCAGTCGATTTGCCCATGCCGATGCCACCGGTCAGGCCGATGATCTTCATCAGGGACCAGGGACGGGATCGGCCGACACGAAGTCGAACAGGCTGGCATCCACTGCCGGATCGACCCCGAACCAGGCAGCGAACCCGATGCGTGCCTGATGAAGCAGCATCCCCAGCCCCTCGACCGTGACGAGACCGCCCGCCCGCGCCAGGGACAGCAGCGGCGTGACCCGCGGCGCATACACGATATCGGTGACCACCAGCCCCGGAGCCGCATGGTCGAGGCTGCACGGCAAGGCCGCATCCCCCATGCCGAGCGACGTGGTGTTCACCAGCAGCGACTGTTCCCCGAGGGCGATGTCGCGCGATGCCCAGTCCAGGACACGCACCGGA
Proteins encoded:
- the ligA gene encoding NAD-dependent DNA ligase LigA encodes the protein MDETEAAAELSSLAVALARLSHAYHVDDAPEASDAEYDALLRRNEAIERRFPRLVRADTPSAKVGAAPEGGFAKHQHLVPMLSLDNVFDRAEFEAFAARARRFLGLKDEADTRLRFVAEPKIDGLSISLTYEDGHFVGGATRGDGTTGEDVTANLRTLKGLPERLAGKAPGLIEIRGEVFLQKVDFLALNQHQADAGQRLFANPRNAAAGSLRQLDPEITAGRPLSLFAYAQGRSSERIADTHSGYLDQLRAWGFSVNPLSDVLENAEEAERFQTELALKRSALAYDIDGVVYKIDDIALQERLGFVGRAPRWAVAWKFPAEQAVTRLLEIRIQVGRTGALTPVAVLEPVNVGGVLVTRATLHNEDEIARKDVRPGDRVQLQRAGDVIPQILGRVPEDGVERGEPYVFPDHCPACGSKAVRPEGEVVVRCTGGLVCPAQTVERLIHLVSRPAFDIDGLGDKSIQEFHDAGLIRTPADIFRLKPEDLDGREGWKATSIAKLMRAIEARRTIPLARFIYGLGIRRIGETNAKLLARHYGSYAEWRAQMLLATTIGSDERLALGSISRVGPSIADELATFFSEEHNRIAVDELAALLTITDEVAPESAALAGKTIVFTGTLATMTRPEAKAMAERLGAKVTDTVSQKTDLVVLGAEAGSKAKKAALLGIATLDEPAWRELAGLAD
- a CDS encoding diguanylate cyclase domain-containing protein, coding for MADRRTLCRAAEPDRGPLVAALLVLMFGTMVLVARLFCADLDGYTSFWPANAAMVGALLTLRLRYSIPVLIGCFWLNLGLNVLGFLSPQESLLACIVNVVQAVIVAVLTRRYCGALTDLTRFRRFATFTLIALAVTIADSAVGVSIEKLVLHDDSSVVRDWAQWVLCDLFGLLVATPVVILVIRNIGRSWRITHALVEPVILLVLTVVLTFVSFMFSHSPLFLLIFPVMVMLAFRARPIWVLTSVLVVSIFVSAMTAHNLGPIALLSPDGQLMRENMLQPYLLSLLLSALPASNALGEKLRTSRRLAQLTSNLEHAATHDPLTTLMNRQLFKKHLAGCVRAGKNGVVLFIDLDHFKRVNDVHGHQTGDEVLWIFGKRIGECARRLGGEAARFGGDEFAMLIPDQDSGQDIDALCGSILRTARIPYQVGHVTVLMSVSIGAAGMQVGHGDTDTLLRNVDLAMYSAKNTGRDNYRVFNDELKWAITYANENEPRPDQRTGL
- the dnaQ gene encoding DNA polymerase III subunit epsilon, translated to MMRAILFDTETTGLNPLTGDRVIEIAALELVGDLPTGRHYHVLIDPERDIPEEASRVHGYTRAHLLGQKKFHEVAEAFLEFIGDDMLIAHNARFDFGFMNAEFARLDMPALPLARMIDTLDMARIRFPGLPNSLDSLCRRFAIDLAERTTHNALLDCKLLAQVYVELMGGRQRGLELAREEGGSSSISYALSRTRQPRPIVPTPAELEAHAAFVAQLKLPVWLD
- the coaE gene encoding dephospho-CoA kinase (Dephospho-CoA kinase (CoaE) performs the final step in coenzyme A biosynthesis.) codes for the protein MKIIGLTGGIGMGKSTAAAAMRRAGLPVFDADAEVHALQAPGGQAVPAIARLIPDAVRDGRIDRAVLRRAVIADASLFTKLERIMHPLVRASQARFLGRARRAGRCWAVLDIPLLFERGGYRACDLVVVVSAPRALQLQRVRRRRGMSEAEALALIARQMPDAEKRRRADLVISTGLSRWHSLRQIRRMMTNLTDPETTTP